The Pontibacter korlensis sequence TAGATGAAGCTGCAGCTACCATTGGGGCAGTAAACACGATCAAAATATCTAACGGCCGAACCAAAGGCTACAATACCGATTACGTTGGCTTTAAAAGTTCTCTGGAAGAATTTTATCCGGAGCCAGCACGAAAGCAGGCCTTAGTGTTAGGTACCGGTGGAGCGGCAAAAGCTGTATGGGCTGCTCTGGATGCATTAAATGTCCCGTACCTGCGCGTATCCAGAAAAGAAGGAGAGGGGCAGTTAAGCTATACGCAGCTAACGTCAGAGGTGCTTTCTGATTACAACCTGATCATCAACACCACGCCGCTTGGCATGTATCCTCAGGTAGAGGAAGCACCAGAACTGCCTTACGATAATATAACGGACCAGCACTTTATTTATGACCTGGTGTACAACCCTAATCAGACAAAGCTTATGCAGAAATGTGCTGCTAAGGGAGCTAAGGTAATGAACGGTTTGCTCATGCTTCACCGCCAAGCAGATGCTGCCTGGAATATTTGGAATATTGAATATTAAATAGTACAATTGTGAGAGGCGAATAAAGGGGGTAAAAGGTGCAACTCTGTCCTGTGTTATATACGTTAAAGGAGTATAAGCTCAACAACGCATATTACCGTGCAGTACTTAAACTCCCTAAGGCAGAAAGCATATTCACTGAACACTTGTATTTACGCCCTGTACTTGTCGTGCCGCGACGTGAAGGTAGATTGGTACATTATGATAATGCTGGCCGTTGCCATTGCATACGCCGTCAGCCCAATAGATCTAGTACCTGACCTGACACCTGTATTTGGGTATTTGGATGATGTTGTAATAGTAACACTAGGTTTAACGTTATCATACCGACTACTCCCTAAAGAAGTGCTACAACAGGCGCGCCTGTAGGCACTCGAGGAAATGGACCAGTCGGTAGTAGCAACCAAAGTTGTAGCTTATACCTGGATGCTGTTGCTGACATTAGTTGCTATTGGCATCTATAAGTTTTTTCTCTCCGACGTACCGTATTAAGGTATAAAAGATCTTTTGAGCAGGGTTTAAGATGATTTACAACACTACAACTTGCTGCGAAAGAAGAAAGCCTCCTCAGGGAGGCTTTACTTTTTTAGGACTCATTATATCATACCATATTCTTGGTTACGCTCCTGTAGCTAGATGCTTCAACTAGCTTAAATCTGTTGTTTTTAAGGTGTGCAAAATAACCTCAGAAAGGTTACAGCTTCTGGTTTAGGATTTTATACCTTTACTCTTGATTGAAATCATTCTTATTGCCCATAAAGCACCTATTTTCAACTGGTGTATGGGCTACCAAGAACTATTTTTTTACCTGCTTGCAACCATCTGGCATCAGCAGGAATCATAGAATCGAACAAGCGTAAACAGGCAGCATTTGAAGCTTTTTACTAAACCTAAGTCAGACGAGGATAAGCTCATTGAGGGGTGCATCGCGGGCAAACGCGAGATGCAGCGCCTGCTCTATGACCTTTATGCTAAAAAGATGATGGTAGTTTGCCTGCGTTACGCCCCCACAACCTTTGAGGCAGAGGATATCATGCAGGATGCTTTTATCAAAGTATTCAACAATATCCAAAACTTTAAAAAAGACTGCCCATTGGAGTTCTGGATTCGCCGCATCATGATCAACACTGCCCTGAAGCACCTAAGAAGCAAACAGCTACTAACGGTGTCGCATGAGGCAGAAGAGGTAGCTAACCTTAGTTCTGGGGAAGTGAGCCTGAGCGGCTATACAATGGACGAACTCCTGAGTATGATCCAGAGCTTAGCGCCACGCTACCGTATGGTCTTTAACCTCTACGCTATTGAGGGCTACAACCATAAGGAAATAGGCGAGATGCTGGGTATCTCAGAGGGGACATCGAAATCACAGTATTCACGCGCCAGAGCCATACTGCAGAGTATGTTGTTGCGCCAGGAAAATAATTTAAAGGAACATGTCATCAGCAACTAACGATAAGCGCGGAAGCCTGGAGGAAGAGTTCCGGCGCCGCATGCAGGACGCTGAGGCTTCTCCGTCCGCAGACCTTTGGGACCGAATAGACCATAGCCTGACAGTGCAGGAAAACGGGCACTATAAGCGGGGTATGCTGTTTTATAGGCAGCTTGCTGCCGCTTGCGTTACCTTGCTATTGATAGCCGGAGGTTTTGCTGCCTATTATTTTAGCGGATCGGACGCAGTGCCAGCTTCTCAGGTACAGCTGCAAACAGGTACAATAGCCGCAACAGCACCAGCCACTAGAGGCGAAGAGCAGACAACAGAAACGGAAGGCTTAGCAGTAGATGAGGCTATTGCAGAAGCCATGCAAAAGGCGGTACAGCCTCAGGAGCTGTTTGCTAAGCAGGGGGCTGCTCCAGATAGAAGTACAACGATAAGCCCAAATAGTTCTTCAGCCACGAGTATAAGCACGCAAAAAGACGCTGCACCTGCTATAGCTGATGCCACTACTACTAATCCAGGTGCCTGGCATAGTGTGCCGGATCATAAGTATAGCTCTATACTGCAAGGTAAGCAGGACAGCAGGGAAAGCATGGGCATCAGAAGCATGTTCTCCCGATTCGAAAACGTGCACCGCACCATTACAAGGCCGTCTTCTGCCACTGCTGGATTTAACGCAGAAAGAAGAACTGGCTTTGCAGCAGGGTCCTCTCCAGAACCTACCGACGACTTTAAAAGGCTTAACGAGATCGTGATGAACCGCATGAAGCAGCTACAGGCAGAGCAGGAGGCGGTGAAGCAAATGTATAAATCTGAGAAAGCACTGGCAGTTGCCGGTAGCACAGAGAAAGAACAGGAAAGCGTTTCTGGTGGCAGATGGTCTTTAGGTATGGCTTATGCACCAAGCTACTTTGAGCAGAACATAGGTATACCGACCCAGTTAATGATGGGTACCGCTGCAAGTAGCTTTGCTTCTTTTGCGCCTCCTACAGCTTTGCAGGAGTCAGCAAGGCTGATGGACGATGCCCGGGAAGAGTATGAGGAGGAAGTGGAGCCAGGTTTCTCGTTCGGCATAGAGGCAAAAGCCGGCTTTAAAATAGGTAAGAAATGGAAACTATTGAGTGGCTTAGGCTTTACACAGAACACGGCAAGATCTAAGTCCAGTTATGTGATTCAGCAGTTCTGGAGAAGGCCTGGTACTCAAGATAAAGAAACGCCTGGAGCTACCACTATCTTCCTGCCATCGCTCAGCAGCAATTTTGCTTCTGACTCACTTAGTGTAGCTCAAACGAATGAGTTTAATGTGCTCTATCGTTACCGCCACCTTACTGTGCCGGTAGGGATGCAGTATGAAGGCAAGCTAGGTAAAGATTGGTTCTGGTTTGCAGGTGCTGGTGTGGCTGCTAACATACTGGTGCAGACATCTATTATTGCCAATTCGGCAGAAGTTCGGGATATTGATTATGAGCTGAATGATGAGAAATCGCCGTTCCGAAAGCTGCAGTGGTCTGGTAACGTTACCGCCGGTGTGGGCAAGCGCCTTACAAATAATATTTCTGTGGCAATAGGTCCGGAGTACAGAGGGTATTTCGATACGATGCTTTCCTCTCCTGAAAAAGCACAGGCACCGCAGGGTAAACCTTACACCATGGGTATAAACATGGCTGTAAACTACGAGCTGGGCTCCGGACGTAAATAAGCTTTATTTTTTGTGGGGCATGCAACGCTTTGTTGCTGCCAGGGGTCATAAAATTGTAGAAGAAAAGACTCCTGCCTATGAGACCACTACAAGACCTGTTGGAGCTATGTACTATAGCGGCTCGTCAGAACCTTTATGGATGGTATCTGTTACTGGTGCTTCTTCTCGCAGCAATCATATAATTTTTGTGCCATATTCTGAGCTATGAAATTGACGGTAAGCCTATGTGCTTATATGTCATAAAGTAACCCTTGTCCTTTTACTAACTATGAAAAGTCTATGCTACATAATTCTGCTGTACCTCTGCCTTGCGCTGCTGGCAGCTGGCTGTTCTAAATCGGCACCTATGCCCATTTGTACGGTTGCAGAAGTAGTAGCGCAGGATTGTGAAGCTGGATGGTATGTGCTTAAGCTGGAGGATAATTCTGAAGAAACAGCTGAGAAAACAGGCAGCTACGTGGGGCAGTTGCGGGGAGGCTATGTTACTACCAACACTCTGCCCGAAGAGTACAGGCAGATCGGTGTAAAGGTAAGCCTGCGCCTGGAGCTGAATGGCTCTGATGGCCCTCGCTGTGCTGCTACTGCGCTGATGCACCCTGCTGTTAAAATTGTTGATGTGTGCGAAGGCACTGTCTCAGTAACAGCACGATAGCAAGTGTTTTTAAGTGTAATGTGATTAATAATAAGGTGAATGTTATGACAGGGGGCCTGCTTCGCGGGCCTTTTGTTTGCTAAGTATGGCCGTTGCGTCCAGCCTAAAGCGAAGTGCTGCAGTCTGTTTTACAATTGTAGATCAACAGCCCGGACATTGTGCAATAATCTGAGGGTATTGCAGTTTACAGAAGGTAATATCTTTCTGTTGAAGAAAATATAGTGTTATATTTGAACCCAAATAAGTTATGACTTTGTGTCATAGTTTAGGAAAGAATCAGTACACAAAGTTTCTCTTCAAAATCGGGTGAGGAAAGAGAATTAAAGCCTTCACATTAGTTTGAGGAAAACCTGTTTTCACGGTCATTATATGCAATTTTTCAAGACAAAATCCCTCTACAAGAATAAGTTTAACTACCTGCTTTGCTGCTTAGGCGCAATGCTTACTCTGGCCTCTTGTGAGGACCCGAATGAGCTGGGCCTGGAGCTTGTGGAGGATAATATTTCTGGTGTTTATACGGATACGCTCACGATAAACGTGTCGACAGTGCTGGCCGATTCGATTGCTACTTCCGGGTCTGGTATTATGCTGGCGGGACAATACACCACCCCACAGACAGGAGCCTTGCAGGCATCTACCTATTTTCAGGTAGGGCCAGGCGGTGTACTGGCTACGCCTGCAGAAGGTGCAACATACGATTCCCTGAAGCTGATACTCCCAACCTCAGGTTATTACTACGGCGACACCACGCAGCGTGTAACTTACAGCGTATACGAGCTTAACTCAACACTAACAGCGCGTAATTTGCCGCCTGTTATTCCGAATGAGCAGCCTTATTCCAGCTTCTATCATCAGGGAGCAGGGCTTTACAGCGTTAGTAAAGTAGACCTGAAGCCGGAGCCGTTGGCAACTTACACTTTCTCTCCAAGACCAGTAAGCAAGGATACGCTGGAGATTAGCCTTCAAAATGAGCTTGGGCAGCAGTGGTTCGACCTGCAGAAAGCTGGAGATGATAAGCTGAAAGATAACAATAGCTTTGCTGCGTTTTTCAAGGGCCTTGGCATAGTAGCCTCTGAGGGTAATGCTGTACTAGGCTTCCCTACAAGTGGTGCTGTTGTAAGGCTGTACTACTCAGAGCCGTCTTCATCAGGTGGCAACAGAACGGTAAAGAGTTATAACTTCTCTCTCATCAACTCTAACCTGCAGTACAATAAGTTCGATGGTGATTTTACAGGTACGCCACTGGAAGGCCTGAAAGATAGCAAAGAGCTGCCTGCCAGTGCTACCAATGAGATAAGCGTGGCGCAAGCTGGTACAGGTCTGCTAATCAAGTTAGAGATACCATACCTGGAAAACCTGAAAGAAAAGCTGAAGCCGGAATTCATCAACAAGGCAACTTTGGTTGTAGAGCCATTCAGAGGTGCTGCCACAGGTTATCCTTTCTTTGTACCGTCTTCGGTAGGGCTGTATGAGACCAGTATTAGCAATGTGCTGTACACGCCGCTGAATGTTGAGTACACTCAGGAAATAATACCACTGACTTCTGCATATATCAAGTCTAGCGAAACAGCAACAGAGGGTCGTTATGAGTTCTCCATTACCGAATACCTGATTAACAAACTGAAGAATGAGAACCGTATTAATGAGCCGCTTTACCTGGCTCCGGCCTCTTCCGAGTTTAGAAATTCTGTTAGCCGTTTGGTTGTTGGCGCACAAAACCAGGCTATCAAGAACGTGAGATTAAAAGTTTACTATACTACTATCCAATAACCTACAACTATGAAAAACCCCTTTAAAAAAGTGCGCCTGTTTACAGTAGTGGCAATGCTGCTGTCTGTGTGCGTGTTCTCTTCCTGTGACGAAGACAGTGATAGCGAGGTACTACTGGGAGAATGGCAAAAGAAGTCTGACTTTGCCGGTGTAGCCCGAAGCAGTGCCGTATCTTTCGTGATCGATGGCAAAGCCTATGTTGGCACTGGTTACGCTGGCTCCATTCGCTTAAGAGATTTCTGGATGTATGACCCAGCATCGAACAACTGGGTTAAAAAAGCCGATTTCCCGGGAGCGGCACGAAGCGCTGCAATAGGCTTCTCTGCTAATGGAAAAGGTTATATTGGCACTGGTTATGATGGTGTTAATTACCTGAAGGATTTCTACGAGTATGATCCGGCCACCG is a genomic window containing:
- a CDS encoding shikimate dehydrogenase family protein; translated protein: MRKFGLIGKKLGHSFSKKYFTEKFEREGITDAAYELYELPRAEELTTLLQQEPELVGLNVTVPYKEQVIPLLDELDEAAATIGAVNTIKISNGRTKGYNTDYVGFKSSLEEFYPEPARKQALVLGTGGAAKAVWAALDALNVPYLRVSRKEGEGQLSYTQLTSEVLSDYNLIINTTPLGMYPQVEEAPELPYDNITDQHFIYDLVYNPNQTKLMQKCAAKGAKVMNGLLMLHRQADAAWNIWNIEY
- a CDS encoding RNA polymerase sigma factor, producing the protein MKLFTKPKSDEDKLIEGCIAGKREMQRLLYDLYAKKMMVVCLRYAPTTFEAEDIMQDAFIKVFNNIQNFKKDCPLEFWIRRIMINTALKHLRSKQLLTVSHEAEEVANLSSGEVSLSGYTMDELLSMIQSLAPRYRMVFNLYAIEGYNHKEIGEMLGISEGTSKSQYSRARAILQSMLLRQENNLKEHVISN
- a CDS encoding DUF4270 family protein; the encoded protein is MQFFKTKSLYKNKFNYLLCCLGAMLTLASCEDPNELGLELVEDNISGVYTDTLTINVSTVLADSIATSGSGIMLAGQYTTPQTGALQASTYFQVGPGGVLATPAEGATYDSLKLILPTSGYYYGDTTQRVTYSVYELNSTLTARNLPPVIPNEQPYSSFYHQGAGLYSVSKVDLKPEPLATYTFSPRPVSKDTLEISLQNELGQQWFDLQKAGDDKLKDNNSFAAFFKGLGIVASEGNAVLGFPTSGAVVRLYYSEPSSSGGNRTVKSYNFSLINSNLQYNKFDGDFTGTPLEGLKDSKELPASATNEISVAQAGTGLLIKLEIPYLENLKEKLKPEFINKATLVVEPFRGAATGYPFFVPSSVGLYETSISNVLYTPLNVEYTQEIIPLTSAYIKSSETATEGRYEFSITEYLINKLKNENRINEPLYLAPASSEFRNSVSRLVVGAQNQAIKNVRLKVYYTTIQ
- a CDS encoding YkvA family protein produces the protein MQYLNSLRQKAYSLNTCIYALYLSCRDVKVDWYIMIMLAVAIAYAVSPIDLVPDLTPVFGYLDDVVIVTLGLTLSYRLLPKEVLQQARL